The following coding sequences are from one Eucalyptus grandis isolate ANBG69807.140 chromosome 11, ASM1654582v1, whole genome shotgun sequence window:
- the LOC104442814 gene encoding protein SCARECROW 1 encodes MADQSGGGGNNAMMRDYRKGNWNVNETMILIEAKKMDDERRTKRSEESGEGVGGGAGRGGAKPSEPRWKWVEDYCWRRGCCRSQNQCNDKWDNLMRDYKKVREYERRRTGEEEEVASYWKIEKSERKERNLPTNMMPQIYEALVDVVERRAGGGGGGAGGAGGAGGSQRATAAASASITAYSIGHPNPDVIVSTGYVVETPIQPPLPPQQHVLPGPIVPALPPPSQTPEAPPQLPSAAASQPFPSPESEPSEHSDTPAKRRRRGGDRGGAASEDRHEPGDVGTAISRSASIIAEALQACDEREERRHRDLVGLHERRLKLEESKTEINRQGIDGLVSAIDKLANSIHALASSSKNQSSS; translated from the exons ATGGCCGATcaaagtggtggtggtggcaacaACGCGATGATGAGGGACTACAGGAAAGGGAACTGGAATGTGAACGAGACCATGATACTGATTGAGGCGAAGAAGATGGACGACGAGAGGCGGACAAAGCGGAGCGAGGAGAGCGGCGAAGGAGTAGGGGGAGGGGCCGGAAGAGGCGGGGCCAAGCCCTCGGAGCCGAGGTGGAAGTGGGTGGAGGACTACTGCTGGAGGAGGGGGTGCTGCAGGAGCCAGAACCAGTGCAACGATAAGTGGGACAACCTAATGAGGGACTACAAGAAGGTGAGGGAATACGAGAGGCGGAGGActggcgaggaggaggaagtggcCTCGTATTGGAAGATCGAGAAGagcgagaggaaggagaggaaCCTGCCCACCAACATGATGCCGCAGATATACGAGGCCTTGGTGGATGTGGTGGAGAGgagagcaggaggaggaggaggaggagcaggaggagcaggaggagcAGGAGGATCTCAGAGGGCCACTGCCGCTGCTTCCGCCTCCATCACCGCCTATTCTATCGGCCACCCGAATCCCGACGTCATCGTTAGCACTGGTTATGTGGTGGAAACGCCCATTCAGCCTCCGTTGCCTCCGCAGCAGCATGTATTGCCGGGCCCCATCGTGCCGGCATTACCTCCTCCTTCTCAGACGCCGGAGGCTCCGCCTCAGCTGCCTTCCGCTGCCGCTTCTCAGCCATTTCCATCACCAG AATCCGAACCGAGCGAGCATTCAGACACGCCGGCtaagaggcggaggagaggcggagatCGTGGTGGAGCAGCGAGCGAGGATCGCCACGAGCCGGGTGACGTGGGGACCGCGATCTCAAGGAGCGCCTCCATCATAGCGGAAGCGCTCCAGGCCTGCGACGAGCGAGAAGAGCGACGGCACAGAGACCTGGTAGGCCTCCACGAGAGGAGGCTCAAGCTTGAGGAGTCCAAGACGGAGATCAACCGACAAGGCATCGATGGCCTTGTGAGCGCCATCGACAAGCTCGCCAATTCCATCCACGCTCTAGCTTCCAGTAGTAAGAATCAATCCTCCTCATGA